One window from the genome of Mauremys mutica isolate MM-2020 ecotype Southern chromosome 4, ASM2049712v1, whole genome shotgun sequence encodes:
- the LOC123368371 gene encoding 60S ribosomal protein L34-like, with protein sequence MVQRLTYHHRLSYNTASNKTRLSRTSGNRIVYLYTKKVGKAPKSACGVCPGRLRGVRIVRPKVLMRLSKTKKHVSRAYGGSMCAKCVRDRIKRAFLIEEQKIVVKVLKAQAQSQKSK encoded by the coding sequence ATGGTTCAGCGTCTGACATACCATCATAGGTTGTCCTACAATACAGCCTCTAACAAGACCAGGCTGTCCCGGACATCAGGTAACAGGATTGTTTACCTTTACACCAAGAAAGTTGGCAAGGCACCGAAGTCTGCatgtggtgtgtgtccaggaagaCTTCGTGGTGTTCGTATTGTGCGCCCTAAAGTCCTTATGAGGTTGTCAAAAACAAAGAAGCATGTTAGCAGAGCCTATGGCGGTTCCATGTGTGCTAAATGTGTTCGTGACAGAATCAAACGAGCTTTCCTTATTGAGGAGCAGAAGATTGTTGTGAAAGTGTTGAAGGCACAAGCACAGAGTCAGAAATCTAAGTGA
- the LOC123368359 gene encoding zinc finger protein 239-like — translation MDPDGTASGISGAEEHQSPGQGEAREDHSGLEEQADSDPDAVRGSLNVQDGTQPGEDPATWAEPGRGPSGSSEHRAQERTQLRQKPHCCPDCGKAFSWSSHLIQHQRVHTGQRPYKCPDCRKGFTQSSDLVTHQRTLSGEKPHRYHQCGKGFRVSSGLARHRRVHTGERPYKCSECGKSFGRSSNLLTHQRTHTGEQPYRCHQCGQSFSLSSNLLAHHRVHTVEQPYHCAQCGRGFICRGNLLAHQRWQRAVGETT, via the coding sequence ATGGATCCGGATGGGACCGCCTCAGGAATCTCTGGAGCTGAGGAACACCAGAGTCCTGGGCAGGGAGAAGCCCGCGAGGATCACAGTGGGTTGGAAGAGCAGGCAGATAGCGATCCTGATGCTGTCAGGGGAAGTTTAAATGTCCAGGATGGCACCCAGCCAGGGGAGGATCCAGCCACATGGGCTGAGCCAGGGAGAggccccagtgggagctcagaACATAGGGCCCAGGAAAGAACCCAGCTGcggcagaagccccactgctgccctgACTGCGGGAAGGCATTCAGCTGGAGCTCCCACCTCATTCAGCACCAGCGGGTTCACACAGGGCAgaggccctacaaatgtcctgactGCAGGAAGGGCTTCACCCAGAGCTCAGACCTCGTTACCCACCAGAGAACTCTCTCAGGCGAAAAaccccaccgctaccaccagtgtGGAAAGGGCTTCAGAGTCAGCTCGGGGCTGGCCCGGCACCGGCGGGTCCACACTGGGGAGCGCCCCTACaagtgctctgagtgtgggaagagCTTTGGTCGCAGTTCCAACCTGCTGACCCACCAGCGCACGCACACAGGGGAGCAACCCTACCGCTGCCACCAGTGTGGCCAGAGCTTCAGCCTCAGCTCCAACCTCCTGGCCCACCACAGGGTCCACACCGTGGAGCAGCCCTACCACTGTGCCCAGTGTGGGAGGGGATTCATCTGCAGAGGCAACCTCCTGGCACATCAACGGTGGCAGCGTGCAGTGGGAGAGACCACCTGA